In candidate division KSB1 bacterium, one DNA window encodes the following:
- a CDS encoding alpha-N-arabinofuranosidase, with protein sequence MFNLLPISSFAKSKENRIIINADLGKHQISRHIYGHFSEHLGRCIYGGFWVGENSNIPNVRGIRTDVVKALREIVIPNLRWPGGCFADTYHWKDGIGPRNKRPSIVNVHWGGVTEDNSFGTHEFMDLCEQLGCEPYICGNVGSGTVQEMAEWVEYLTSDAQSPITRLRKQNGRERPWKVTFWGIGNENWGCGGTMTPEYYSNQLRQYATYCRDYGDNRLFKIACGPSDDNYHWTEVIMSEWAKTPSWLRGYMNGLSLHYYTVCHDWSKKGSATEFDESEWFLTLSKTLKMDEYITKHSVIMDKYDPEKRIALIVDEWGNWHDVEPGTNPGFLYQQNTLRDAMVAAVNLDIFNKHCDRVKMANIAQTINVLQAMILTRGPEIVLTPSYYVFKMYKVHHDAINLPLEIICEKYSYQGQSIPAISASASKNKQGLIHLTLSNLNPVEPLEVQCEIRGLDKMEFVAGQIITGERINSFNDFGKPEQVNIKNFEDVQINHGELLIKLPSKSIIMLELNH encoded by the coding sequence ATGTTTAACCTGCTGCCAATTTCTTCTTTCGCTAAATCTAAAGAGAACCGAATTATAATCAATGCGGATTTGGGCAAACATCAAATCAGCAGGCATATTTATGGTCATTTCTCTGAGCACTTGGGCCGATGTATTTATGGTGGTTTCTGGGTTGGAGAGAACTCAAATATTCCAAATGTTCGGGGAATCCGAACAGATGTAGTAAAAGCTCTACGCGAGATCGTCATTCCCAATCTTCGTTGGCCAGGCGGTTGCTTTGCTGACACATACCATTGGAAGGATGGCATTGGTCCCAGAAATAAACGGCCATCCATCGTAAATGTGCACTGGGGAGGTGTGACCGAAGATAATAGTTTCGGCACCCATGAATTTATGGATTTATGCGAACAGTTGGGTTGTGAACCATATATCTGCGGAAATGTCGGAAGCGGGACGGTTCAAGAGATGGCGGAATGGGTTGAATACTTAACATCTGACGCACAAAGCCCAATAACCCGGCTGCGAAAGCAAAATGGACGCGAGCGGCCATGGAAAGTGACCTTTTGGGGAATAGGCAACGAAAACTGGGGCTGCGGCGGAACAATGACGCCAGAGTATTATTCCAATCAGCTTCGGCAATATGCTACCTATTGTCGGGATTACGGTGATAATCGACTCTTCAAAATCGCTTGTGGTCCGAGCGATGATAATTATCATTGGACTGAAGTGATCATGAGCGAATGGGCGAAAACTCCTTCTTGGCTTCGAGGCTACATGAATGGCCTATCGCTCCATTACTATACAGTTTGTCACGATTGGAGCAAAAAGGGCTCAGCTACTGAATTCGATGAGTCCGAATGGTTCTTGACGCTATCCAAGACTCTGAAAATGGATGAATATATCACAAAGCATTCTGTGATTATGGATAAATATGATCCAGAAAAACGAATTGCCCTCATTGTTGACGAATGGGGCAACTGGCATGATGTTGAACCAGGTACAAATCCTGGATTTTTATACCAGCAAAATACACTTCGAGATGCCATGGTGGCCGCTGTGAATCTTGATATTTTTAACAAGCATTGCGATCGCGTCAAGATGGCAAACATTGCTCAGACCATCAATGTATTACAAGCTATGATTTTGACTCGAGGCCCAGAGATAGTTTTAACACCATCTTACTATGTCTTTAAGATGTATAAAGTCCATCATGATGCCATCAACCTACCCTTAGAAATTATCTGCGAAAAATATTCCTATCAAGGACAATCAATCCCAGCGATCAGCGCTTCAGCATCAAAAAATAAACAAGGGTTAATTCATCTCACGCTAAGCAATCTGAATCCAGTTGAACCGCTAGAGGTCCAATGCGAGATCAGAGGTTTGGATAAAATGGAGTTTGTGGCTGGGCAAATTATCACTGGGGAACGAATTAATTCGTTCAATGATTTTGGCAAACCAGAACAAGTTAATATAAAAAATTTCGAGGACGTCCAAATCAATCACGGAGAGCTGCTCATTAAATTACCATCAAAATCAATTATTATGCTGGAATTAAATCATTAA
- a CDS encoding amino acid adenylation domain-containing protein: MDFNLLPRSAEYTAYPLSAGQKALWFLQQLNPSTTAYSITWAMRTEESLDIQALSRVLQKLVDRHAALRTTFISHQGQPVQIVHHHKSAGFFAVDASGWNEHQLKEAINEQARQPFDLAAGPLLRVHLFSRSNHDHTFLVSAHHIITDLWSFALFFNEFETLYASELQGIPVELPPLKIEYTDYVYWQSKLLASEQGEKLWNYWQKVLEGDLPIINLPIDHPRPTVQSFDGAIQSAKFSAELKNKLRAMGERYNASLYRVLMAAFQVLLYRYTDQTDIIVGSPIAGRNKETFNVLGYFVNPLPIRGDLSGHPQFSDVLEQMNQRILTAIEHGEYPFPLMVEKLQLKRNSSITPIFQVMLTYQKTTKVLNKDAIAAWVLREHGRKGMLAGIHFEYVTLQHLMTQFDLTMFIAEHEDGLAIAIEYNSALFKKETIQRMLGHFQKLLETVAANPEQSIDRIQIMQHSELQQLQVWNARAKIKKPSDCNFIHRVFEAQVNNSPSATALILDHHKLNYDELNRRANRLAHYLISLGVAPETVVGVYLERSIDLIIALMAVFKSGGVFLPLDPSYPSERISFMLADADAQIIITMHQLAGSLLQSKAKIIALDQSNSIIDQQDDQNPDVKLYPENLAYIIYTSGSTGLPKGVQISHGAIAEHCEHIAHHYQIRAEDRVLQFASINFDAALEQILVTLLSGAQLLLRGKEIWSPIEFYRRIYDFQLTVVNPPTSYWNQMLNEVELFSSLDIPGHLRLMIVGGDVMTSERFRIWQHLANDRIRLLNAYGPTETTITATTFETSSLQSHSDDLTTIPIGQPVIGREIFILDRAQNMVPIGVVGELYIAGTCLARGYLNRPDLTAERFIPHPFSNVPGERLYRTGDLVRFRSDGIIEFIGRADHQVKIRGFRVELGEIQSALQHHPAIKDLVVIVAKSSVDDKTLAAYLSLNRESESLRDPHLWRTFLQDKLPEYMIPFHFIFVDEIPRHPNGKVDQSKLPDISSASAIRSSDFVAPRTPIEQQLAALWSQLLGIESIGIYDNFFTLGGHSLLATQMVSRVRDIFQIEIPLQKIFETPTIAGLALAITQFRAQLNQNEQLDQLLFELEQLSDAEAENLLNATLETAR, from the coding sequence ATGGACTTCAACTTACTACCGCGAAGTGCTGAATACACAGCATATCCGCTATCAGCTGGCCAAAAAGCATTGTGGTTTTTGCAGCAACTCAATCCGAGCACTACAGCCTATTCCATTACCTGGGCGATGAGGACAGAAGAAAGCTTGGATATACAAGCTTTATCGCGGGTTCTCCAAAAATTGGTTGATCGTCATGCTGCATTACGGACCACTTTCATCTCTCATCAGGGGCAACCAGTACAAATCGTGCATCATCACAAAAGCGCTGGCTTTTTTGCCGTGGATGCTTCGGGTTGGAATGAGCACCAGCTAAAAGAGGCTATCAATGAACAAGCGCGGCAGCCATTTGATTTGGCTGCTGGTCCACTTTTGAGAGTGCATTTGTTCAGCCGTTCCAATCACGATCACACATTTTTGGTGTCTGCACATCATATTATCACCGATCTCTGGTCCTTCGCTTTATTCTTCAATGAATTTGAAACTCTTTACGCAAGCGAGTTACAAGGGATTCCTGTCGAATTACCCCCATTGAAAATCGAATATACCGATTACGTATATTGGCAATCAAAACTGCTTGCGTCAGAGCAGGGAGAAAAACTTTGGAATTACTGGCAAAAGGTTTTAGAAGGCGACCTGCCGATTATCAATCTACCGATCGACCATCCGCGCCCCACAGTTCAGTCATTCGATGGAGCGATTCAGAGTGCCAAGTTCAGTGCTGAACTGAAGAATAAACTCCGCGCAATGGGTGAACGCTATAATGCATCTCTCTACCGTGTGCTAATGGCGGCGTTTCAGGTACTGCTTTATCGTTATACTGATCAAACAGACATCATTGTTGGTTCTCCGATTGCAGGGAGAAACAAGGAAACATTCAATGTGCTTGGCTATTTTGTCAATCCATTGCCAATCCGAGGGGATCTTTCAGGCCATCCGCAGTTTTCGGATGTTCTTGAGCAAATGAATCAACGGATCCTAACCGCTATTGAACATGGCGAATACCCTTTTCCGCTAATGGTAGAAAAACTTCAGCTCAAGCGGAATTCCAGCATTACACCAATTTTTCAAGTGATGTTAACTTATCAAAAGACTACCAAGGTGCTCAATAAGGATGCAATTGCTGCTTGGGTGCTTCGAGAGCATGGCAGAAAAGGGATGTTGGCTGGAATTCATTTTGAATATGTAACATTGCAACATTTAATGACCCAATTTGATCTCACCATGTTCATCGCGGAACATGAAGATGGATTGGCCATAGCGATCGAATATAATTCCGCGCTTTTTAAAAAAGAAACCATTCAACGGATGCTGGGTCACTTCCAAAAATTATTGGAGACTGTTGCTGCAAATCCAGAGCAATCCATCGATCGCATTCAGATCATGCAGCATTCGGAACTGCAGCAGCTTCAGGTATGGAATGCACGTGCAAAAATTAAGAAACCGAGTGACTGCAATTTCATTCATCGGGTTTTTGAAGCACAGGTCAACAACTCTCCCAGTGCGACCGCCCTCATCTTGGATCATCACAAGCTCAATTACGATGAGTTGAACCGAAGGGCGAATCGGCTCGCTCATTATTTGATTTCCTTGGGAGTAGCACCTGAAACGGTAGTGGGTGTCTATCTTGAGCGTTCGATTGATCTGATCATTGCTCTGATGGCGGTGTTCAAATCTGGCGGTGTATTTCTCCCCTTGGACCCAAGCTATCCCTCCGAACGGATAAGTTTTATGTTGGCGGACGCAGATGCACAAATCATCATCACCATGCATCAGTTAGCTGGATCCCTTCTCCAGAGCAAGGCAAAAATTATTGCGCTGGACCAATCAAATTCAATAATTGACCAGCAAGATGATCAAAATCCTGATGTGAAACTCTATCCTGAGAATTTGGCCTATATCATCTACACCTCAGGTTCTACGGGATTACCCAAGGGTGTACAAATTTCGCATGGCGCGATTGCTGAGCATTGTGAACACATTGCGCATCATTATCAGATTCGAGCGGAAGATCGTGTACTTCAATTTGCCTCGATCAATTTCGATGCGGCACTGGAACAAATTTTGGTCACATTGTTATCTGGAGCCCAGTTGCTCCTACGGGGCAAAGAGATTTGGAGCCCGATAGAATTCTATCGCCGAATTTATGATTTTCAATTAACTGTTGTAAATCCTCCAACCAGTTATTGGAATCAGATGCTCAACGAGGTTGAACTTTTTTCGAGCCTTGACATCCCCGGCCACCTTCGATTGATGATCGTAGGCGGCGATGTGATGACTTCTGAACGATTTCGAATCTGGCAGCATTTGGCAAACGATCGAATTCGCCTGCTTAATGCTTATGGGCCAACCGAAACGACCATTACAGCGACCACCTTCGAGACCTCCTCGCTTCAGAGTCATAGCGATGACCTCACGACAATCCCGATTGGACAGCCGGTCATAGGTCGGGAAATATTTATCTTGGACCGAGCACAAAATATGGTGCCGATCGGTGTCGTAGGGGAGCTTTATATCGCCGGAACGTGTTTAGCCCGAGGATACCTCAATCGTCCTGACCTCACAGCAGAGCGATTCATTCCACATCCGTTTAGCAACGTTCCAGGAGAACGCCTTTATAGAACTGGCGACCTGGTTCGCTTTCGATCCGATGGTATTATCGAATTTATAGGCCGAGCGGATCACCAGGTCAAAATCCGTGGCTTTCGGGTGGAATTGGGCGAAATCCAATCGGCGTTGCAGCACCATCCAGCTATTAAAGATCTTGTGGTCATTGTTGCCAAAAGTTCAGTTGATGACAAGACCCTTGCTGCCTACTTGTCATTAAATCGGGAAAGCGAGTCACTTCGAGATCCACACCTCTGGCGAACTTTTTTGCAAGATAAGTTACCAGAATATATGATCCCTTTCCATTTCATCTTTGTGGATGAGATACCTCGGCATCCCAATGGCAAAGTGGACCAGTCCAAACTTCCAGATATAAGCTCGGCATCCGCAATTCGATCCAGCGATTTCGTTGCACCGCGTACACCCATCGAGCAACAATTAGCAGCCCTCTGGTCGCAATTGTTGGGGATCGAATCGATTGGGATCTATGATAACTTTTTCACTTTAGGGGGACATTCGCTGTTAGCCACCCAAATGGTGTCGCGGGTTAGGGATATTTTTCAAATTGAAATCCCATTGCAAAAGATTTTCGAAACCCCGACGATTGCTGGGTTAGCTTTAGCTATTACACAATTTCGCGCTCAACTCAATCAGAATGAGCAATTAGATCAGCTTTTATTTGAGTTGGAACAGCTCAGCGATGCTGAAGCAGAAAACTTATTAAATGCGACCTTAGAAACAGCGAGGTGA